A genome region from Streptomyces antimycoticus includes the following:
- a CDS encoding type II secretion system F family protein: MITVVLGSVFGAGLVALAYGLRPPRPALADVMAALDATSPKRADAIAPDEETEWATRLGRRAVPLVRALGFPTASLRADLATCGRDVDKHLAGKATCTATGLATPWIAVALARVGTGADVGWWMPLAGSLVFAGVLFFLPDIAMRKAAAERRRQMRHTLTLILDLTVISLAGGAGVQQALADAVQAPHGWAASKLRHALHVAQLTRTSPWQHLGDLGQNLQVSDLTELAATLSLAGTEGAKVRASLAAKARAMRRRRLSEADGAAQAATEQMSLPVVLLFAAFLILIGYPALVHVLAVS, from the coding sequence ATGATCACCGTCGTGCTGGGGAGTGTGTTCGGCGCCGGACTGGTCGCACTCGCCTACGGTCTGCGCCCACCGCGGCCCGCGCTTGCGGACGTGATGGCCGCTCTCGACGCGACGTCCCCGAAGCGGGCCGATGCGATCGCACCGGACGAGGAGACGGAGTGGGCAACACGCCTCGGTCGTAGGGCCGTACCGCTGGTGCGGGCGCTCGGTTTCCCCACCGCTTCTCTACGCGCCGATCTTGCCACCTGCGGGCGGGATGTGGACAAGCACCTGGCGGGCAAGGCGACCTGCACTGCCACCGGTCTGGCCACACCGTGGATCGCGGTCGCCCTGGCCCGCGTGGGCACCGGTGCCGACGTGGGCTGGTGGATGCCGCTGGCCGGATCACTCGTGTTCGCGGGAGTGCTGTTCTTTCTCCCGGACATCGCGATGCGCAAGGCGGCAGCCGAACGCCGACGCCAGATGCGGCACACTCTCACCCTGATCCTGGACCTGACGGTAATTTCTCTGGCTGGCGGAGCCGGCGTGCAGCAGGCCCTGGCCGACGCCGTCCAGGCACCCCACGGCTGGGCCGCATCCAAACTGCGCCATGCCTTGCATGTTGCCCAGCTCACCCGGACCAGCCCCTGGCAGCACCTGGGCGACCTCGGACAAAACCTGCAGGTCAGTGATCTGACGGAACTCGCCGCCACGCTCAGTCTGGCCGGCACCGAGGGCGCCAAAGTCCGTGCTTCCCTGGCCGCGAAAGCACGCGCCATGCGACGCCGCCGACTCTCGGAAGCCGACGGGGCAGCCCAGGCGGCCACCGAGCAGATGTCCCTGCCCGTCGTGCTTCTCTTCGCCGCGTTTCTGATCCTCATCGGCTATCCCGCCCTCGTGCACGTCCTCGCGGTGAGCTGA
- a CDS encoding MinD/ParA family ATP-binding protein: MRRLITVGSVKGAPGVTTTVLALAAVWPDRADHGVRPVVVEADVSGGDLAVRFGCPHTPGLLDVATSARQEQPGSLLAAATDLPFGVRVVASPAGGGACGEAVRLVAGPGQRVLRGDESDRGTVLLDMGRIGDDASGVVGAAEAVVLVSRGGADALAHAYAHFSEAGPRVERYVLAVVGPCPYAAGEITATLGVGRVIFLPWDPKAADVLAGRARSALRARGWRASPLMAAAGAAARQLSGTDEVVTKGLSGDLAGLGAVPPPGGHLRRAAGLAPKESAS; encoded by the coding sequence GTGAGGCGCCTGATCACGGTGGGGTCGGTCAAAGGCGCGCCGGGGGTGACGACGACCGTTCTGGCGCTGGCGGCTGTGTGGCCGGACCGGGCGGATCACGGGGTGCGGCCGGTGGTGGTCGAGGCTGACGTTTCGGGCGGGGATCTCGCGGTCCGGTTCGGGTGTCCGCACACGCCGGGGCTGTTGGACGTGGCCACCTCCGCCCGCCAGGAGCAGCCGGGTTCGCTCCTGGCCGCGGCTACGGACCTGCCGTTCGGGGTCCGTGTGGTGGCTTCACCGGCGGGTGGCGGGGCGTGTGGGGAGGCGGTGCGTTTGGTGGCCGGCCCGGGGCAGCGTGTGCTGCGAGGAGATGAGAGCGACCGGGGAACAGTTCTGCTGGATATGGGCCGCATCGGCGACGACGCCTCGGGTGTGGTGGGGGCAGCTGAGGCGGTGGTGTTGGTGTCCCGGGGAGGGGCGGACGCGTTGGCGCATGCATACGCTCACTTTTCGGAAGCCGGGCCGCGCGTGGAGCGGTACGTGCTGGCTGTGGTGGGTCCGTGCCCGTACGCGGCAGGGGAGATCACCGCGACGCTCGGTGTGGGCCGCGTGATCTTCCTGCCCTGGGACCCCAAGGCGGCTGACGTTCTGGCCGGGCGCGCTCGTTCGGCGCTGCGGGCCAGGGGGTGGAGGGCATCGCCGTTGATGGCGGCTGCGGGGGCTGCCGCACGGCAGCTGAGCGGCACCGACGAGGTGGTGACGAAGGGGCTGAGTGGTGATCTCGCGGGGCTGGGCGCCGTGCCACCCCCCGGCGGGCACCTCCGTCGAGCGGCGGGCCTGGCGCCGAAGGAGTCCGCATCATGA
- a CDS encoding type II secretion system F family protein, whose protein sequence is MAAVLTTAALLTLPGLLGRDRAAVARTERLEALALWTEMLRDTLSAAAGLEQAVLTTTDIAPTALRRELSALALSVRSGRPLPAALRTFADDADDPLADVVVAALVMAAERQASQLAALLGELADSVREQVAMRQRIDAGRASIRTGVRVTVAVTLGMAVGLTVFNRPYLDPFNTLTGQLVLAVVGALFAASFTWLSAIGRVHEPVRLIGHHPAEATNDTGRTR, encoded by the coding sequence GTGGCAGCGGTACTGACCACCGCGGCGCTTCTGACCCTCCCCGGTCTGCTCGGCCGCGATCGGGCAGCGGTTGCGCGGACGGAGCGGCTGGAAGCGCTCGCGCTGTGGACGGAGATGCTGCGCGACACCCTCTCCGCGGCGGCAGGGCTGGAGCAGGCTGTCCTGACCACTACCGACATCGCGCCCACAGCTCTGCGGCGAGAGCTGAGCGCCTTGGCCCTATCGGTCCGCTCCGGCCGGCCGTTGCCCGCTGCCTTGCGGACCTTCGCTGACGACGCGGACGACCCGCTCGCCGATGTCGTGGTCGCCGCTTTGGTGATGGCCGCCGAACGGCAAGCCAGCCAGCTCGCCGCCCTGCTGGGAGAGCTGGCCGACTCGGTGCGCGAACAGGTGGCCATGCGCCAGCGCATCGACGCGGGCCGCGCCAGCATCCGCACCGGCGTCCGCGTCACGGTTGCCGTCACCCTCGGCATGGCTGTTGGCTTGACCGTCTTCAACCGACCCTATCTGGACCCCTTCAACACCCTGACGGGCCAGCTGGTCCTGGCCGTCGTCGGTGCCCTGTTCGCGGCCTCCTTCACCTGGCTGTCCGCTATCGGCCGTGTACACGAACCCGTTCGCCTCATCGGCCACCACCCCGCCGAAGCCACGAACGACACGGGGAGGACACGATGA
- a CDS encoding SAF domain-containing protein, with protein sequence MSPSRPRGAGTGLPGARRSDPQQRPIAATGGVRRRPGWVWAGVGTVVVSAVGFVMVASAVGGREKVLVLARDVPVGHVLAADDLRQAEVASGTGVVLAADRARVLGQRAKVPLVAGSLLAPGQFGGARDFPPRGQSEVAFAIEVGNASPEVVRGDRVAVLEGPGGSAGRAGEEKEDVAPVVGTVTAAKTADSPGGPRVVTVLVETGAVRRAAGLEHPRVVVLPAEGREAP encoded by the coding sequence ATGTCACCTTCGCGCCCCCGAGGCGCGGGTACTGGTCTGCCGGGTGCGCGCCGGTCTGATCCGCAGCAGCGGCCGATCGCGGCGACCGGCGGGGTGCGGCGCAGACCGGGATGGGTGTGGGCAGGCGTGGGGACGGTGGTTGTCTCTGCGGTTGGTTTCGTGATGGTCGCTTCAGCGGTTGGGGGGCGGGAGAAGGTGTTGGTGCTGGCACGGGATGTGCCGGTTGGGCACGTTCTCGCCGCGGATGATCTGCGTCAGGCGGAGGTGGCATCCGGGACTGGCGTGGTGTTGGCGGCGGACCGGGCGAGGGTGCTGGGGCAGCGGGCCAAAGTGCCACTGGTGGCCGGGTCGTTGTTGGCACCGGGACAGTTCGGAGGCGCCCGGGACTTTCCGCCACGGGGGCAGTCGGAGGTGGCCTTCGCCATCGAGGTGGGCAATGCGTCGCCCGAGGTGGTGCGAGGTGACCGAGTGGCGGTGCTGGAGGGCCCGGGCGGGTCCGCAGGCAGGGCCGGCGAGGAGAAGGAGGATGTCGCTCCTGTCGTGGGGACGGTGACCGCCGCGAAGACTGCTGACTCTCCAGGTGGTCCGCGAGTGGTGACGGTCCTGGTGGAGACGGGGGCGGTACGGCGGGCCGCTGGGTTGGAGCACCCACGTGTGGTGGTGCTCCCCGCCGAGGGGCGGGAGGCGCCGTGA
- a CDS encoding ATP-binding protein has product MRDGSQVLIWHWNDRTHSVATRIRVALRCALRELEIPEQAASDAAMAAWELTANALEHAHGPYEMRLLRKGPSFVFEIEDSDPLLPALPSFRNGGVEADTELPERGRGLQIVEAFARGRWGFRLSESETKVAWMAISTASED; this is encoded by the coding sequence ATGAGGGACGGCAGCCAGGTGCTGATTTGGCACTGGAACGACAGAACCCACAGTGTCGCTACACGTATTCGCGTTGCGCTACGGTGCGCACTGCGCGAACTAGAGATCCCGGAGCAGGCCGCCAGTGATGCGGCGATGGCGGCATGGGAGCTCACGGCCAACGCCTTGGAGCATGCGCACGGTCCGTACGAGATGCGCCTCCTTCGCAAGGGCCCCTCGTTTGTCTTCGAGATCGAAGACAGCGATCCGCTTCTACCGGCGTTGCCCTCATTTCGTAACGGCGGGGTGGAGGCTGATACGGAGCTGCCGGAACGAGGGCGGGGTTTGCAGATCGTGGAGGCGTTTGCTCGTGGCCGATGGGGATTCCGCCTGTCGGAGAGTGAGACCAAGGTCGCCTGGATGGCAATTTCTACCGCATCTGAGGACTGA
- a CDS encoding CpaF family protein produces the protein MNNTLVQQSRGEEHEPAAEVRQRVVARLAHYADEREAAGLPPETETQRRATVGRLVDEELASLARVALARGSGAMGRAAEQRIAQAVMDALFGSGTLERLLADETIENICVNGCDAVWIRRADGTWQSGSPVAASDTELIELVRTLAASVDGEERRFDRGVPRLNLQLPDGSRLFAVMAVTGRVSLSVRRHRFPAASMDDLVRLGACDEAMAGFLSALVRARKNIIIGGGTNVGKTTVLRAFASQIPPTERLITIEDTFELGLNTDTAAHPNVVAMQAREPNIEGQGAIDQAELVRWGLRMSPDRVIVGEIRGSEVIPMCNAMSQGNDGSLSTIHASTSRGVFTKLAAYAAQAPERLSLEAINLLVASAVHFVVHLGWDTTGKRVIDSVREVVDADGAQLVSNEIYRPGPDGRAVRATPFRAETLQDLIDAGLDTEAAGFTWWGAEQ, from the coding sequence ATGAACAACACACTGGTCCAGCAGAGCCGCGGCGAGGAGCACGAGCCGGCCGCAGAGGTACGCCAGCGCGTAGTAGCCCGCCTGGCCCACTACGCCGATGAGCGAGAAGCCGCGGGGCTACCGCCGGAGACCGAGACCCAGCGCCGCGCGACGGTGGGGCGCTTGGTAGACGAGGAGCTCGCGTCACTGGCCCGCGTCGCCCTCGCCCGGGGCAGTGGTGCAATGGGCCGCGCGGCGGAGCAACGTATCGCGCAGGCTGTGATGGATGCGCTGTTCGGCAGCGGCACGCTGGAGCGGCTGCTGGCAGATGAGACGATCGAGAACATCTGTGTCAACGGGTGCGATGCGGTGTGGATCCGCCGTGCGGACGGCACCTGGCAGTCAGGTTCCCCGGTGGCGGCTTCGGACACCGAACTGATCGAACTGGTACGCACCCTGGCCGCGAGCGTGGATGGCGAGGAACGCCGCTTCGACCGCGGCGTACCCCGGCTGAATCTCCAGCTCCCCGACGGGTCTCGACTGTTCGCGGTGATGGCCGTGACCGGCCGCGTTTCGTTGTCAGTACGCCGCCATCGGTTCCCTGCCGCGTCCATGGACGACCTGGTGCGCCTCGGAGCATGTGATGAGGCCATGGCCGGTTTCCTCTCAGCGCTTGTGCGGGCTCGGAAGAACATCATCATCGGCGGTGGCACCAACGTCGGGAAGACCACCGTGCTGAGGGCCTTCGCCTCGCAGATCCCGCCGACCGAGCGGCTGATCACCATCGAGGACACTTTCGAGCTCGGCCTCAACACCGATACGGCCGCCCATCCCAACGTTGTGGCCATGCAGGCCCGGGAACCCAACATTGAGGGCCAAGGCGCCATCGACCAGGCGGAACTGGTGCGGTGGGGACTGCGGATGTCACCGGACCGTGTGATCGTCGGCGAGATCCGCGGCAGCGAGGTCATCCCGATGTGCAACGCCATGAGCCAGGGCAACGACGGCTCGCTGTCCACCATCCACGCCTCGACCTCCCGAGGGGTGTTCACCAAGCTCGCCGCGTACGCCGCCCAGGCTCCCGAGAGGCTGTCGCTGGAGGCCATCAACCTGTTGGTGGCCTCCGCCGTCCACTTCGTCGTACATCTGGGATGGGACACGACGGGGAAACGCGTGATCGATTCCGTACGCGAGGTCGTCGACGCCGACGGTGCGCAGCTGGTCTCGAACGAGATCTACCGGCCCGGACCCGACGGCCGCGCGGTCCGGGCGACACCTTTTCGGGCTGAGACGCTCCAGGACCTGATCGATGCCGGACTGGACACTGAAGCGGCGGGCTTCACCTGGTGGGGAGCCGAACAATGA